The Cuculus canorus isolate bCucCan1 chromosome 5, bCucCan1.pri, whole genome shotgun sequence genome window below encodes:
- the SSTR1 gene encoding somatostatin receptor type 1: MLPNGTCTRLPGGAGGGGGDTGGGGVGGALEEAAAGGMDSGGRNSSGAPNSTLSESQGSAILISFIYSVVCLVGLCGNSMVIYVILRYAKMKTATNIYILNLAIADELLMLSVPFLVTSTLLHHWPFGSLLCRLVLSVDAINMFTSIYCLTVLSVDRYVAVVHPIKAARYRRPTVAKMVNLGVWVLSILIILPIIIFSNTATNSDGTVACNMLMPEPTQRWLVVFVIYTFLMGFLLPVVAICLCYILIIAKMRMVALKAGWQQRKRSERKITLMVMMVVMVFVICWMPFYIVQLVNVFVEQDDATISQLSVILGYANSCANPILYGFLSDNFKRSFQRLLCLSWMDNAAEEPIDYYATALKSRAYSVEDFPPDNLESGSMYRNGTCTSRITTL, translated from the coding sequence ATGCTCCCCAATGGCACCTGCACGAGGCTCCCGGGcggcgcgggcggcggcggcggcgacaCCGGCGGCGGCGGAGTCGGCGGCGCCCtggaggaggcggcggcggggggcaTGGACTCGGGCGGCAGGAACTCCTCCGGCGCCCCGAACAGCACCCTGAGCGAGTCTCAGGGCAGCGCCATCCTCATCTCGTTCATCTACTCCGTGGTGTGCCTGGTGGGGCTGTGTGGCAACTCCATGGTCATCTACGTGATCCTGCGCTACGCGAAGATGAAGACGGCCACCAACATCTACATCCTCAACTTGGCCATTGCAGATGAGCTGCTGATGCTCAGCGTCCCCTTTCTGGTCACCTCCACCCTGCTGCACCACTGGCCCTTTGGGTCCCTGCTGTGCCGCCTGGTGCTCAGCGTGGACGCCATCAACATGTTCACCAGCATCTACTGCCTGACCGTGCTCAGCGTGGACCGCTACGTCGCCGTGGTGCACCCCATCAAAGCGGCTAGGTACCGTCGACCCACTGTAGCTAAGATGGTGAATCTGGGCGTCTGGGTGCTTTCCATCCTCATCATCCTGCCCATCATCATCTTCTCCAACACAGCGACCAACAGTGATGGAACAGTGGCTTGCAACATGCTCATGCCGGAGCCCACCCAGAGGTGGCTGGTGGTCTTTGTGATCTACACCTTTCTGATGGGCTTCTTGCTGCCTGTGGTGGCCATCTGCCTCTGCTACATCCTCATCATTGCCAAGATGCGCATGGTGGCCCTGAAGGCTGGCTGGCAGCAACGCAAGCGCTCGGAGCGCAAGATCACCCTCATGGTCatgatggtggtgatggtcTTTGTCATCTGCTGGATGCCTTTCTACATTGTGCAGCTGGTCAATGTCTTTGTAGAGCAGGATGACGCCACTATCAGCCAACTCTCAGTCATCTTGGGCTATGCCAACAGCTGTGCCAACCCCATCCTCTATGGCTTTCTCTCGGACAACTTCAAGCGGTCCTTCCAGCGGCTGCTCTGCCTCAGTTGGATGGACAATGCTGCAGAGGAACCCATCGACTACTATGCCACTGCCCTGAAGAGCAGGGCATACAGCGTGGAGGACTTTCCCCCAGACAACTTGGAATCGGGGAGCATGTACAGGAATGGCACTTGCACCTCCAGGATTACTACCCTTTGA